In Paenibacillus durus, the DNA window AAAAAGGAATGACTCAGGAAGAGCTCGCAGCAAAGCTGAATATGTCATCCCAGGCAATATCCAAGTGGGAAAACAAAGTAACCATGCCTGATATACAAATTCTCCCTAATTTATCTGTGATTTTAGGTGTTACCATTGATGAGCTATTTGCATTAACCGATGATCTACATTTAGAACGTATTGAAAATATGATTAGTAATGAACATTTCATATCAAAGGATGATTTTAACTATGCTGAACAATTTCTGAAGGAGAGGCTGAACGACGAGAAGAGACAATCCCAATGCCTCACCTTGCTGGCGGAGCTGCACATTCATCGTTCAGATGAGCACCGTGAATTAGCCTCCCATTATGCCAAGGACGCACTTATCTTAGATCCAAATAAAAAAAGGAATCATAACGCTCTGCGGGATGCAGAGAACGGAGTCATTTTTGACTGGAACTTCTCCAATCACCATAAACTCATAGAGTATTATAAACATTTTGTTCCAAATCATCCAGCTTACTGGCGAGGTTATGTATGGCTGATGAACTACTTAATTGCAGATGGCAGATGTGCTGAAGCAAAAGAAATTCTGGAAAGACTGAACCAAATCCGTCCAGGTTATTTATATCAATTATATGGTGGTCTGATATGCAAGGAAGACAGTAATCTTCCTCAGGCGTTAGCTCTTTGGGAGCAGATGACTGAACGGTATCCTCATGAATGGCTTGCATGGTCCTCTAGAGGAAACTGCATGGCTAAACTTTGCAGATACGACGAAGCAATAGAATATTACTCCAAAGGTTACGAACTACAGCCAAATCCAAAATATACAGATTCATTGGAAGCAATTTCCCATATATATGAAATCCAAGGAAAATATGATAAGGCTATTGAAAAGCTCCAAGAAATCATTGCACTATTGGAAAAGGATTGGAAAATTACAGAAGGGAAGACAGTTGATTTTTATAAAGGAGAAATAGAAAATTTAA includes these proteins:
- a CDS encoding helix-turn-helix transcriptional regulator → MIIEIGKKIKALRVQKGMTQEELAAKLNMSSQAISKWENKVTMPDIQILPNLSVILGVTIDELFALTDDLHLERIENMISNEHFISKDDFNYAEQFLKERLNDEKRQSQCLTLLAELHIHRSDEHRELASHYAKDALILDPNKKRNHNALRDAENGVIFDWNFSNHHKLIEYYKHFVPNHPAYWRGYVWLMNYLIADGRCAEAKEILERLNQIRPGYLYQLYGGLICKEDSNLPQALALWEQMTERYPHEWLAWSSRGNCMAKLCRYDEAIEYYSKGYELQPNPKYTDSLEAISHIYEIQGKYDKAIEKLQEIIALLEKDWKITEGKTVDFYKGEIENLKIMLNKQTLPKKMA